In one window of Henckelia pumila isolate YLH828 chromosome 1, ASM3356847v2, whole genome shotgun sequence DNA:
- the LOC140891726 gene encoding ras-related protein YPT3 → MAGYRADEDYDYLFKLVLIGDSGVGKSNLLSRFTKNEFNLESKSTIGVEFATRSLHIDGKVIKAQIWDTAGQERYRAITSAYYRGAVGALLVYDVTRRPTFENVLRWLKELRDHTDPNIVVMLIGNKSDLRHLVAVSTDDGKDLAERESLYFMETSALEATNVDKAFSEVLAQIHQIVSRKAVEAGDETATSVPTKGETINIKDEASVWKRYGCCSN, encoded by the exons ATGGCGGGCTACAGGGCAGATGAAGATTATGATTATTTGTTCAAGCTTGTTCTGATTGGTGATTCAGGTGTTGGAAAATCCAATCTTTTATCGAGATTCACCAAGAATGAGttcaatctggagtccaaatcCACTATTGGCGTTGAGTTTGCAACCAGAAGCCTTCATATTGATGGTAAAGTTATTAAAGCTCAGATTTGGGACACTGCTGGCCAAGAAAG GTATCGTGCCATTACTAGCGCTTACTATCGAGGAGCTGTTGGTGCTTTGCTAGTGTATGATGTGACTAGACGTCCCACTTTTGAGAATGTTCTGAGATGGCTCAAAGAATTGAGGGATCACACCGACCCAAATATAGTAGTCATGCTCATCGGAAACAAATCTGATCTTCGACATCTCGTGGCTGTTTCTACTGACGATGGCAAAGATTTAGCGGAGAGGGAGTCTCTCTACTTCATGGAAACTTCTGCTTTGGAAGCAACAAACGTGGACAAGGCATTTTCTGAAGTTCTTGCTCAGATTCATCAAATTGTAAGCCGGAAAGCTGTTGAGGCCGGCGATGAAACTGCTACTTCTGTTCCGACGAAGGGGGAAACAATCAATATCAAAGATGAAGCTTCTGTTTGGAAGAGATATGGATGCTGCTCAAACTAG
- the LOC140889482 gene encoding protein CONSERVED ONLY IN THE GREEN LINEAGE 160, chloroplastic has protein sequence MKGSDLPHALNTLMAAVGCCLSITQPTSQDSSNTWPPEQSFASRPPTKVLLPNGKPLKWSTGVAPGEYGGPPTSSKLRKYWGGDEDPLASDDYLWNKEFMGRMKKFVQDSDDDDSDPPLQSAKEVPSGFLSLNRVMSLDDLELDLSSELAATSDATVDLKIEEQVVTTVGRRWKAAPTRREQEKWDRATKATTGGSDVMVRESRRPRGDPEVLASMSKEQYYKLKNKLQLLTIGLGGVGLISTYVSYSPVISASYGVGLLGSLAYMRMLGNSVDSLADGAKGLVKGAIGQQRVLVPVVLVMLYNRWNQILVPDYGVVPLHLIPVLVGFFTYKIATFMLAIEEAINGATGKTQA, from the exons ATGAAAGGGAGTGATTTGCCTCACGCACTCAACACACTAATGGCAGCCGTTGGCTGTTGCCTATCCATCACACAGCCCACGTCGCAAGACTCTTCAAACACTTGGCCGCCGGAACAATCATTTGCTTCGAGGCCTCCTACCAAGGTTTTACTGCCCAACGGGAAGCCATTGAAGTGGTCTACTGGCGTGGCCCCTGGGGAATATGGGGGCCCTCCAACTTCCTCCAAGCTCAGGAAATACTGGGGTGGTGATGAAGACCCTCTTGCCTCCGACGACTACCTGTGGAACAAAGAATTCATGGGCCGCATGAAGAAGTTCGTTCAAGATTCTGATGATGACGATTCTGACCCCCCCTTACAATCTGCTAAG GAGGTGCCTTCTGGATTTCTTAGCTTGAATAGAGTAATGAGCTTGGACGA TTTGGAGTTGGACTTGAGCAGTGAGTTAGCCGCAACATCAGATGCCACAGTTGATCTGAAAATCGAGGAACAG GTTGTTACAACTGTTGGTCGAAGATGGAAAGCAGCTCCTACACGTCGTGAGCAAGAGAAATGGGATAGGGCGACTAAGGCTACAACTGGAGGCAGT GATGTAATGGTTCGAGAGTCGAGGCGTCCTAGAGGTGATCCAGAAGTTTTGGCATCAATGTCGAAGGAACAATATTACAAG TTGAAGAACAAATTGCAATTACTCACTATAGGACTTGGCGGTGTTGGATTGATTTCGACCTATGTTTCTTACTCTCCTGTAATTTCTGCAAG TTATGGCGTTGGGTTGCTCGGTTCATTGGCATACATGCGGATGCTTGGGAATAGTGTGGATTCTTTGGCGGATGGAGCAAAGGGCCTCGTAAA GGGAGCCATTGGACAGCAACGGGTACTAGTTCCAGTCGTCCTGGTGATGTTATATAATCGATGGAACCA GATCTTAGTGCCGGATTATGGAGTCGTGCCCCTTCACTTGATTCCCGTGCTCGTGGGATTTTTTACGTACAAGATTGCTACTTTTATGCTAGCCATTGAGGAGGCTATTAACGGAGCCACTGGAAAAACACAAGCTTGA